agtcttatgctggcccccctcatggccctatgtgtcatagcacacatcccctataacagcgtcatccacaggtccaccccataacagcgtcatccacaggtccaccccataacagcgtcatccacaggtccaccccataacagcgtcatccacaggtccaccCCATAACACAACAAAATAcgccacacaaacgcgcgtattacgagcgtttaaatacaaaaacgccccaaaatacgcctgtaAAATGCGCATAcccaatacgctcaggtgtgaacccagcctaaataaagccataaaacaaaaaaataaaataaaaaaagttgaacaCGTCGGCTGCAGAGGAGGCACAGAGCGCAGTTCAGACCATACAGATATATCATACAGATCAATGTACAGGAGTCTCCAAGGCAATGCGTCCCATCTCAGTTTAGGGGGCGACCCCCTTTCAAGGTAGTGTAAAGGGCACAGAGGTCACAAGCAATGCCCTGCCCCCACCCAAATACTGTAGGTGGCTTTCCTtccccaaggggggggggggggtcttagtCTGGGGGTCCCCCGTCCTGGCATCAGGGCCAGGCCACCCTCTGTCAGGTGGGTACCAGTACATACAGTCTCCAGGATCAGAGGAGCTTGCACTCCCTGCCCCGACCGTGCCTCTTCTGGAGCGCCGCCCTGGTGGCCGTCTCGAAGACCTCCTTCACCCCGTCCTTGTTTTTGGCGGAGCACTCCAGGTACTCGTAGGCGGATATACGGACGGCCATAGCCCGTCCGTCTTCGGTCCGCACCGGCTTCTGCTTCATCCGTGCCAGCTCGTTGCGGATGTGCTCGTCGTTCCGTAGGTCCTTCTTGTTGGCCACCAGGATGATGGGCACATTGGGGCAGAAGCGCTTGACCTCGGGCACCCACTTCTCCGGGATGTTCTCCAGGGAGTCCGGGCTGTCCACGGAGAAGCACATGAGGATGACGTCCGTACCAGCGTATTGAAACGGCAGCAGGCGGTCGTAGCCCTCCTGGCCGGCCGTGTCCCACAGCGCCAGCTCCACCTGCTTGCCGTCCACCTCCATGTCGGCCACGTAGTTCTCGAAGACGTTAGGCACATAGCCCTCGGGGAACTCGTCCCTGATGAAGACAGTCAGCAGGCAGGTCTTGCCGCAAGCCCCGTCCCCGATCACTATCAGCTTCTTGCGGATCATGGCCACCTGCGGGATGTGGCGGTCACTCAGGCGGACGCTCTCCCGCCTGTTCACCACCGGGTTCTGTGAGTCTTGTCCACGCTGAGTGCTGGCTATTTAAACCTTCCTGTGGCTTTCTTATTAATATAGCCAGCCAATGGCAGAGGCGGCAATGACGGCATGCTCCGGGAAGCTgccgctgattggtggaggtaggAGAAGGGGCGGGGTCGCCTCCGGCGGCCGCTGACAGGCTATTACAGGCTGGAGCTTGGGGATGGAGGTGGTAACGGGGGGCGGggcagaggaggggggggggggtcattcactacaggagaAGAGGATCGATCATTCACTACAAGAAgagggggtcattcactacaggagggggggagggggtcattcactacaggagaAGAGGATCGATCATTCACTACAAGAAGaaggggtcattcactacaggagggggggagggggtcattcactacaggaggggggggagggggtcattcactacaggaggggggggggtcattcactacaggaggggggggggggtcattcactacaggaggggggggggtcattcatTACAGAAGGAGGGGGACGTTCACGATGGGGTTCAGGATGGGTCAATGCAAGCTGGAGGGGTCTGCCTGGATAACACCAGGTGTTCTGAGGGCCTTAGATGTTTTTACTTTGTAAGATCACGTTCACACaggcaattttttttgcagatttcagAGCATCAGAAACTCATACCATACGATGCACTTCCCATGGTTTCCAATGGGAAAACGCACCGTCAGTATGTGTCAGTTCTTGATGTGATTTACAACATGGAAACCGTGGTGTGTAGTGAGCGTGTCCTCTGAATTGGACTAATCCGCGGCAGTGCAAAACACAAACCGACGGTCAGCCTTGGGTTTCTGCCATAGCAAAAATACTAATGGAATTTTTTGAAATGTGTGTGAACATGCCCTATCATGTACAATGAGCGTGATACTGATGgcgtatcctcaggattggtcatcaatatgagatcggtggaggtctgaccacggttgggatccccaccgatcacgagaacgggTGCCCCATACCCCCTGTAGCCCCCCCCCTTAGAAATGACCAGAGCAGCCGGTCGCACATGTGCGGCcgttctattcatttctatgggggttccGGAGAAAAGCAAGAACAGCGCTCCACCATCACTcccagtcccatagaaataaatggagcagccaCACGCATTTTGGGACATTTTACAAGGACACCTTCCCCCCCCACATCCAAGTTTTAACATGCAGAATGCAGGTGCCATTTTTGGTAGCCTGCACTCTGTGAATGGTCTGATGATGGGAGCCTGTAGCTGGGGGCACGCTGTGAGGACTCTGGGATGAGGCTGTCGCTCCAGCTTGTAAagggatgactccagcagacaaTTGCTTACAATGCAATGCCCTAATGCAGCAGGAGCTTCCCTTTCCTCATGACGTGGCTCTCCTATGTATTGCGCAGTGTGTGCATGGCACCCCCCGTATCGTGCACATTCGGGATGCTCGCATCATGGGGTTCTGACAGTTCTTCCTGGCCCTCCCCAGTGTTTGGCCTCTTTTCCTGTGGAGCGATGATCTGCCAGCCGCAGTGAATCATCCCGGACGGATCAGGCCGTTTTGTTCCCTGGCTGCCGTGCTGGATAAGGAGGATTTTGGACTCCGTTCAGGGCTGTCCTGTTACTGGTCGGCACATGCACCGTATACGGGCGCCCGCTCTTACCCACAATGCATTTTAAGGGTATACACGTCCAGACGTatcggggagatttatcaaactggtgtaaaggagaactgtctcagttgcccatagcaaccaatcagattccacctttcatttttcacagctcctttggaaaatgaaaggaggaatctgattggttcctatgggcaactgagccagttctactttacaccagtttgataaatctccccaatacGTCTTTGGacagatcattaggaagagatgctttgaaaattatttttcagctgtagagtcagtgaaacacggatgacacacggacagcaaaaaatggacacatgaACCCAACACGAATccatcacggacatcttcacggaggcatgactgacccccttttcaaacacggacacggacgtgtgaatgagacttTAGGGGGGTAAACAAGGGGGTAAATGTCCCAGGTTAATgaaaaatgatagatagatagatacacagtcGAGTCCcagtattatgaccacttcctattcT
The sequence above is a segment of the Bufo bufo chromosome 4, aBufBuf1.1, whole genome shotgun sequence genome. Coding sequences within it:
- the LOC120997337 gene encoding rho-related GTP-binding protein RhoB-like, whose product is MIRKKLIVIGDGACGKTCLLTVFIRDEFPEGYVPNVFENYVADMEVDGKQVELALWDTAGQEGYDRLLPFQYAGTDVILMCFSVDSPDSLENIPEKWVPEVKRFCPNVPIILVANKKDLRNDEHIRNELARMKQKPVRTEDGRAMAVRISAYEYLECSAKNKDGVKEVFETATRAALQKRHGGYTDGHSPSVFGPHRLLLHPRQLVADVLVIP